From a single Phocoena sinus isolate mPhoSin1 chromosome 1, mPhoSin1.pri, whole genome shotgun sequence genomic region:
- the LOC116760049 gene encoding 60S ribosomal protein L37-like, with amino-acid sequence MMKGTSSFGKRRNKTHMLCRRCGSTAYHLQKSTCGKCGYPAKRKRKYNWSAKAKRRSTTRTGRMRSLKFVYRRFRHGFREGKTPTSKRAAVAATSSS; translated from the coding sequence ATGATGAAGGGAACGTCATCGTTTGGAAAGCGTCGGAATAAGACGCACATGTTGTGCCGCCGCTGTGGCTCTACGGCCTACCACCTTCAGAAGTCGACCTGTGGCAAATGTGGCTATCCTGCCAAGCGGAAGAGAAAGTATAACTGGAGTGCTAAAGCTAAAAGACGAAGTACCACCCGGACTGGTCGAATGAGGAGCCTAAAATTTGTATACCGCAGATTCAGACATGGGTTCCGTGAAGGAAAAACACCTACGTCCAAGAGGGCAGCTGTTGCAGCAACCAGTTCATCTTAA